A region of the Deltaproteobacteria bacterium genome:
GCGCCAGCCCGCATACGCGCGCGCCAATCGCATGTACGGCGCGTCGATGTTCTGGTGGTTGTTGAAGATCAGATGGCCGCCGGGTGCGAGAAGCGGCGCCAGCGCGCGCAGGGCCGCGCGGCGCAGCGCGGGCTCGGCGTTGACGAAGAAGCGGAAGGCGGTGATCAGGTCGAAGCTCTCCTTCTCGAACGGGCTCTGCTCGAGGAGATTCGCGTTCACCAGGGTGGTGCGCTCGAGCTTGCGCCGCGCCTGCTCGAGCATCGCCTCGGAGACGTCGACCCCCGTGCACGACGCGACGTGCCGCTCCAGAAAGCTCGAGATCCGACCCGTGCCGCAGGCGAAGTCGAGCGCGCGCACGTCCCTGCGCGAGCCGAAGAACATCTCGAGCGCCTGCGTCAGGACCTCCTGCTCACGCGACCAGAGGTAGCGACCCCACGCGTCGGTGGCGTAGTACTC
Encoded here:
- a CDS encoding class I SAM-dependent methyltransferase, coding for MSNSSYVDSHKAPGKGRRYDEYYATDAWGRYLWSREQEVLTQALEMFFGSRRDVRALDFACGTGRISSFLERHVASCTGVDVSEAMLEQARRKLERTTLVNANLLEQSPFEKESFDLITAFRFFVNAEPALRRAALRALAPLLAPGGHLIFNNHQNIDAPYMRLARAYAGWRGFEAFNVLSIAQCRELVAEVGLEIVHVFPVGTLRVPKLALPDVLYRMADRIAGASEMTARLATSPILVARRKA